In Candidatus Nitrosarchaeum limnium SFB1, the following proteins share a genomic window:
- a CDS encoding translin family protein, with protein sequence MTLKNVKLSLNKIAKSLSEVQDAREFLLKNTREIIILCSRSIMAVHNGDMKLAKNNLSQADVLLKKYKKKATPDLLRYLITPEQEYVEAASLIAIVEKKEIPSDKKLGVLPESYVLGLMDCVGELKRMIFDKIRIGDIDNASRIFQIMENLYLELYPFSMYDKVLKEARRKIDVDRILVDDVRGAITEDKRRSELIKALNKLQK encoded by the coding sequence ATGACATTAAAAAATGTGAAATTATCTTTAAATAAAATTGCAAAATCTTTATCAGAAGTTCAAGATGCTAGAGAATTTTTACTAAAAAATACCAGAGAAATAATAATTCTGTGTAGTAGATCCATTATGGCTGTACATAATGGTGATATGAAATTAGCAAAAAACAATCTGAGCCAAGCAGATGTATTACTTAAAAAATATAAAAAAAAGGCCACACCCGATCTTTTGAGATATTTAATTACTCCAGAACAGGAATACGTTGAGGCGGCATCTTTAATTGCCATAGTAGAAAAAAAAGAGATTCCTTCAGACAAGAAATTAGGAGTGTTGCCAGAATCATATGTTTTGGGATTAATGGATTGTGTTGGAGAACTAAAAAGAATGATTTTTGATAAAATAAGAATTGGTGATATAGATAATGCCTCAAGAATTTTTCAAATAATGGAAAATTTGTATTTAGAACTTTATCCATTTTCAATGTATGATAAAGTGTTAAAGGAAGCTCGAAGAAAAATTGATGTGGATAGAATTTTAGTGGATGATGTTAGAGGAGCAATTACAGAAGACAAAAGAAGATCGGAATTAATCAAAGCACTAAACAAATTACAGAAATAG
- a CDS encoding glucosamine--fructose-6-phosphate aminotransferase, isomerizing: MCSIIGYYGNEIAAPIIVKGLKRMEYRGYDSVGVATESNSHIELKKGIGKVEEVNSNVHLDTLPGKIGIGHTRWATHGKVTDANAHPHPSNSGKLAIVHNGIIENFEQLKTELEAEGYIFKSETDTEVIANILQKNYENVKNVKDAIIKTVSELEGHYAFVAMFENGQLAAARFHEPLIVGIGKDSYFLSSDVLGFIEQTDNAIYIENGNFVIIDNDKLQILDFNGEIVKQQITKVSKEFADAYKGDYAHFTLKEISEQPDTIFKAGENTGNAIKNAAEYIKNSNNIYITGSGTSYNAALIAKQVLAKYAKIKVDVIISSELQFSSDTIEPNSTLIAISQSGESADVLDAVNIAKKVNCNIISIVNSLTSSLARESNIVIGMNCGPEIGVAATKSFTSQMIVIYKIVEEITNGGLKINYKEISESIAKILENHDQIRHIASEIKEISDIYVLGRGIHYPIAIESALKLKELTYIHAEGIPGGELKHGPLALMDSNVFVIIINPNDSTYSDTLTSAREIKARGAKIIGISDQKSDVYDYWIEIPKTNELVYPISETIPIQLLSYYAALEKDADPDYPRNLAKSVTVK, translated from the coding sequence ATGTGTTCAATTATAGGCTATTATGGAAACGAAATAGCGGCACCAATAATAGTCAAAGGGCTAAAAAGAATGGAGTATCGTGGATATGACAGCGTAGGAGTTGCCACTGAATCAAATAGTCATATAGAATTAAAAAAAGGAATCGGGAAGGTAGAAGAAGTAAATTCCAATGTACATCTTGATACATTACCTGGAAAAATTGGAATAGGGCATACTAGATGGGCAACACATGGAAAAGTAACAGATGCAAATGCGCATCCACACCCCAGTAATTCAGGAAAATTAGCGATAGTACATAATGGAATAATAGAGAATTTTGAACAATTAAAAACAGAATTAGAGGCAGAAGGTTATATCTTTAAAAGTGAAACAGATACTGAAGTAATAGCAAATATACTTCAAAAAAATTATGAAAATGTAAAAAACGTAAAAGATGCGATAATAAAAACAGTTTCAGAATTAGAAGGACACTATGCATTTGTTGCAATGTTTGAGAATGGGCAATTGGCAGCTGCAAGATTTCATGAACCATTAATTGTAGGAATTGGAAAGGATAGTTATTTTCTCTCAAGTGATGTTTTAGGATTTATTGAACAAACAGATAATGCAATTTACATAGAAAATGGAAATTTTGTAATAATAGATAATGATAAATTACAAATTTTAGATTTTAACGGTGAAATTGTAAAACAACAAATTACAAAAGTGTCAAAAGAATTTGCAGATGCATACAAAGGAGATTATGCACATTTCACACTAAAAGAAATTTCAGAACAACCAGATACAATATTCAAAGCAGGGGAAAACACTGGAAATGCAATCAAAAATGCAGCTGAATATATTAAAAATTCAAATAATATCTACATTACAGGAAGCGGTACAAGTTATAATGCAGCACTAATCGCTAAACAAGTTTTAGCAAAATATGCTAAAATCAAAGTAGATGTAATTATTTCGAGTGAATTACAATTCTCTTCAGATACAATTGAACCAAATTCTACATTAATTGCTATTTCACAAAGTGGTGAAAGCGCAGATGTTTTAGATGCTGTAAATATTGCAAAAAAAGTAAATTGCAATATAATTTCTATAGTAAATTCTCTTACATCATCATTAGCGAGAGAGTCAAATATTGTAATTGGGATGAATTGTGGACCAGAAATAGGTGTTGCAGCAACAAAAAGTTTCACATCACAGATGATCGTAATATACAAAATCGTGGAAGAGATTACCAATGGAGGTCTTAAGATAAATTATAAAGAAATATCAGAATCAATTGCAAAAATTCTTGAAAATCATGACCAAATTAGGCATATTGCAAGTGAAATTAAAGAGATTTCAGACATCTATGTCTTAGGTAGAGGCATTCATTATCCAATAGCTATAGAATCGGCGTTAAAATTAAAAGAGCTGACATACATCCACGCAGAAGGAATTCCAGGTGGAGAACTAAAACATGGACCTCTAGCATTGATGGATTCTAATGTGTTTGTTATCATAATTAATCCAAATGATTCGACATATTCAGATACTCTAACAAGTGCTAGAGAGATTAAAGCGCGTGGTGCAAAGATCATAGGAATATCAGATCAAAAAAGTGATGTGTATGATTATTGGATTGAAATTCCAAAAACAAATGAATTAGTATATCCTATTTCAGAAACAATCCCTATTCAATTGCTCTCATATTATGCTGCACTTGAAAAAGATGCAGATCCAGATTATCCTAGAAACTTGGCAAAATCAGTTACAGTGAAGTAA
- a CDS encoding carbohydrate kinase, YjeF related protein, whose amino-acid sequence MDITVDQMYQIENNGHAMGFLKKFMMENAGAAAVKRLVEKLGNVESKKILIYVGMGNNGGDGLVMARHLAGYGANVTVHLLGTPDKIKTEESSWNWSILEKMPSVKLLTGGKFDYDFTPDVIVDGILGTGISGNIREPYVSAINFINNAKCFKFSVDVPSGLDPQTGETANIYVKSDMTVTFHKMKQGIPKRKDLTGELYAEKIGIPPEAEEGVL is encoded by the coding sequence ATGGACATTACTGTAGATCAAATGTATCAAATAGAAAATAACGGTCATGCTATGGGATTTTTAAAAAAATTCATGATGGAAAACGCCGGAGCTGCTGCTGTAAAAAGACTAGTTGAAAAATTAGGAAATGTCGAATCAAAAAAGATTCTGATCTATGTAGGTATGGGTAACAACGGAGGTGATGGGTTGGTAATGGCAAGACATTTAGCTGGATATGGTGCTAATGTAACAGTTCATCTTCTCGGAACTCCTGATAAAATAAAGACAGAAGAGAGTTCTTGGAATTGGTCTATTTTAGAAAAAATGCCTTCAGTAAAATTACTTACGGGTGGAAAGTTTGATTATGATTTTACACCTGATGTGATAGTCGATGGAATTCTGGGGACTGGAATCTCTGGTAACATTAGAGAACCATATGTTTCAGCAATCAACTTCATCAATAATGCTAAATGTTTCAAGTTTTCAGTTGATGTCCCATCTGGATTAGATCCACAAACTGGGGAAACTGCCAACATCTATGTAAAATCTGATATGACTGTAACATTTCATAAAATGAAACAAGGTATTCCAAAAAGAAAAGATTTGACAGGTGAATTATATGCAGAAAAAATAGGCATTCCTCCAGAGGCAGAAGAGGGAGTTCTATGA
- a CDS encoding hypothetical protein (hypothetical protein Nmar_0322), with translation MTYLDDFEFFGNVHKGHDFINSIKSGNFLFSLAISYTETCEIPGISFAGADTDSIKFTSPADAEYLYYGYCKTISKIPMTPDGKPTPALLTKTALESCSIPHIVINAGSKILPQLPFIQTGLSYGRNISIDSAMNDTQVSQAVDYGRMVGRNLASMTNCLIIGESIPGGTTTALAVLRGLGFNAKVSSSIPNNPVELKNQIVNSALERLTSKDPYHVISQVGDPMIAFVAGMLSAASEVTKVMLAGGTQMTAVLAFASKIGFNDQNTAIGTTSYISSDISANFKSLVSEIADIPAISVNPGLENSKFSGLKAFSQGFAKEGVGAGGSILASMLKTGKDSAHFLTLYEKEYHRLFTSL, from the coding sequence ATGACATATTTAGACGATTTTGAATTTTTTGGTAATGTACACAAAGGTCACGATTTTATTAACTCTATAAAATCTGGAAATTTTTTATTTTCTCTTGCTATATCTTATACTGAAACATGTGAAATACCAGGAATCTCATTTGCTGGTGCTGATACGGATTCCATAAAGTTTACCTCTCCGGCAGATGCAGAATATCTTTACTATGGATATTGTAAAACAATTTCTAAAATACCAATGACCCCCGATGGTAAACCCACTCCTGCATTACTCACTAAAACTGCATTAGAATCATGTAGTATTCCTCACATTGTGATTAATGCTGGAAGTAAAATTTTACCTCAATTACCGTTTATTCAAACTGGATTGTCTTATGGACGAAACATTTCAATTGATTCAGCAATGAATGACACTCAAGTATCACAAGCAGTCGATTATGGAAGGATGGTAGGAAGAAATCTTGCATCTATGACTAATTGCTTGATAATTGGTGAAAGTATTCCTGGAGGTACAACAACTGCTCTTGCTGTTTTGCGTGGATTAGGATTTAATGCTAAAGTTAGCTCCAGCATTCCAAATAATCCAGTTGAATTAAAAAATCAAATAGTAAATTCAGCCTTGGAACGATTAACTTCCAAAGATCCATATCATGTTATATCTCAAGTTGGTGATCCGATGATTGCTTTTGTAGCTGGTATGTTAAGTGCAGCATCTGAAGTCACTAAAGTAATGCTGGCAGGTGGTACTCAAATGACTGCAGTTTTAGCGTTTGCTTCAAAAATTGGATTCAATGATCAGAATACTGCTATTGGAACCACTTCTTACATTTCTTCTGATATAAGTGCAAATTTTAAATCACTTGTTTCTGAAATTGCAGATATTCCAGCAATTTCTGTTAATCCAGGATTGGAAAATTCTAAATTTTCTGGATTAAAGGCATTTTCTCAGGGGTTTGCAAAAGAAGGTGTTGGTGCAGGAGGAAGTATTCTTGCATCTATGTTAAAAACAGGAAAAGACTCTGCACACTTTTTAACATTGTATGAAAAAGAATATCATCGATTATTTACTTCACTGTAA
- a CDS encoding aspartate/glutamate/uridylate kinase, whose translation MILIKLGGSIITNKEKPLSPRKKVIENIVKKLKHLKEPIIVVHGGGSFGHFWSVKYDMHTKPKKYDMHGVAIVKNSMIDLNKIILEIFVKNKLNPYALPPTDFMSGNKPITTKIKEIENIAKSGLIPITYGDALWYGNKKTYILSGDKIMTLLSKILKPRLIIFALNEDGLYSDLTTKKLIRQLKGENPKISENKMDVTGGMSRKVEEATNIAKMGMNVFFVNGNKPERILKAIKNKKYEGTLFRGKRSG comes from the coding sequence ATGATTCTCATAAAACTTGGGGGTTCAATTATAACAAATAAGGAAAAACCACTTAGCCCTAGAAAAAAAGTTATTGAAAATATTGTTAAAAAATTAAAGCATCTCAAAGAACCCATAATAGTGGTACATGGAGGAGGTTCATTTGGACATTTTTGGTCTGTAAAATATGACATGCATACTAAACCAAAAAAATATGACATGCATGGGGTTGCAATTGTGAAAAATTCAATGATTGATCTTAATAAAATAATTTTAGAGATTTTTGTAAAAAATAAACTAAATCCATACGCATTACCCCCAACCGATTTCATGTCAGGAAACAAACCAATTACAACAAAGATAAAAGAAATTGAGAACATTGCCAAATCAGGATTAATACCAATAACTTATGGAGATGCTCTTTGGTATGGAAACAAAAAAACATACATTTTATCAGGAGATAAAATAATGACACTTTTATCTAAAATATTAAAACCAAGGCTGATCATTTTTGCTTTAAATGAAGACGGTCTTTATTCAGATCTAACGACTAAAAAATTGATTCGTCAATTAAAAGGAGAAAACCCAAAAATTTCTGAAAACAAAATGGATGTTACTGGTGGGATGAGTAGAAAGGTGGAGGAAGCAACCAATATTGCAAAGATGGGGATGAATGTATTTTTTGTAAACGGTAACAAACCAGAAAGAATTTTGAAAGCGATTAAAAATAAGAAATATGAAGGTACACTGTTTAGAGGTAAAAGAAGTGGCTGA
- a CDS encoding enolase codes for MAKITSIKGRIIYNSRGSKTIEVDILSENKFLGRVCAPSGASVGKYEAVSFPNEKPEESLRILNENAQKFIGLESSDLKTVHDTLRSIDQSPNYENIGGGLAFAVTIASMESASKALDKPLFQILSNESSFKFPFPLGNILGGGAHAGPGTPDIQEILICAVGAKTIRDAIETNLSVHKELRRILEKEDPSFTNGRGDEGGWAPKLKNEKALELSAKACENLGFTLGKEVALGVDFASSTQWNEEKQKYVYQRGGFVNSSEQQIEFAANIINKYKLIYAEDAVHEEAFSDMAELTAKFPNTLVTGDDLTVTNKDILSKAIKLKSCNAAILKVNQAGSLYDAFEFAKVASQNNIKLITSHRSGESTDSHISHIGLATKSKMLKVGVVGGERVAKLNELIRLSEHDLICGMAEI; via the coding sequence TTGGCAAAAATAACTTCCATCAAAGGACGTATTATTTACAATAGTCGTGGAAGTAAAACGATTGAAGTTGATATTTTATCTGAGAATAAATTTTTAGGAAGAGTGTGTGCTCCATCAGGAGCTAGTGTTGGAAAATATGAAGCTGTAAGCTTTCCAAATGAAAAACCTGAAGAAAGCTTAAGAATTTTAAATGAAAATGCTCAAAAATTTATTGGGTTAGAATCATCAGATCTTAAAACAGTTCATGATACACTACGAAGTATTGATCAATCACCAAACTATGAAAATATTGGAGGTGGATTAGCATTTGCAGTAACCATTGCTTCAATGGAATCTGCTTCAAAGGCATTAGACAAACCATTATTTCAGATATTATCAAATGAATCATCATTCAAGTTTCCTTTTCCTTTAGGAAATATTTTGGGCGGAGGAGCCCATGCAGGTCCAGGAACACCAGACATTCAAGAAATTTTGATTTGTGCTGTAGGAGCTAAAACAATCAGAGACGCAATTGAGACAAATTTGTCAGTTCATAAAGAGTTAAGGCGTATTTTAGAAAAAGAAGATCCTAGTTTTACCAATGGACGTGGAGACGAAGGTGGATGGGCGCCAAAATTAAAAAATGAAAAAGCTTTAGAACTTTCAGCAAAAGCTTGTGAAAATTTAGGATTTACTTTGGGAAAAGAAGTAGCATTAGGAGTTGATTTTGCATCTTCCACTCAATGGAATGAAGAAAAACAAAAGTATGTGTATCAAAGAGGCGGTTTTGTTAATTCATCAGAGCAACAAATTGAATTTGCTGCAAATATTATTAATAAATACAAATTGATCTATGCAGAAGATGCAGTTCATGAAGAAGCCTTTAGTGATATGGCAGAACTCACTGCAAAATTTCCCAATACATTAGTCACAGGGGATGATCTGACTGTTACAAATAAAGACATATTATCAAAAGCAATCAAATTAAAATCTTGTAATGCAGCTATTCTAAAAGTAAATCAAGCAGGTAGTCTTTATGATGCATTTGAATTTGCCAAAGTTGCAAGTCAAAACAACATAAAATTAATTACATCACACAGATCTGGGGAGTCTACGGATTCGCATATTTCTCACATAGGATTAGCAACAAAGTCAAAAATGCTCAAAGTGGGGGTAGTGGGTGGAGAAAGAGTAGCAAAACTAAATGAGCTTATTCGTCTATCAGAGCATGATTTAATATGCGGTATGGCAGAGATTTAA
- a CDS encoding hypothetical protein (hypothetical protein Nmar_0215) — translation MQIRTPAVAGMFYSGEKKELKKSINDCFLHKFGPGKIPPSDNKKKIFGVICPHAGYAYSGPIACHSFYEISSNLPELFIIVGPNHWGIGSSVATMKDSKWQTPLGEVEVDSETAEEISNITKIIEVDNFSHSREHSLEVQIPILQEISKKFRILPIVLINQSKEVAIQIGSAIANIARKKKVMIIGSSDFTHYEPNEFAHEQDAALIEPILKLDVDRFYDVLNKKDISACGYGAIASTMIACKELGATKGELLKYATSGDITGDTSSVVGYGSIIFT, via the coding sequence ATGCAAATTAGAACACCGGCAGTAGCCGGAATGTTCTATTCCGGTGAAAAAAAAGAATTAAAAAAATCCATCAATGATTGTTTTTTACATAAATTTGGTCCAGGTAAAATTCCACCATCAGACAATAAAAAGAAAATTTTTGGGGTTATTTGTCCGCATGCAGGTTATGCTTATTCAGGCCCAATTGCATGTCATTCATTTTATGAGATTTCTTCAAACCTACCGGAATTATTCATAATTGTAGGTCCAAATCATTGGGGGATTGGAAGTAGTGTTGCAACAATGAAAGACAGTAAATGGCAAACACCTCTAGGCGAAGTTGAAGTTGATTCTGAAACTGCAGAAGAAATTTCAAATATTACAAAAATTATAGAAGTGGATAACTTTTCTCATTCAAGAGAACATAGTCTAGAAGTACAGATTCCAATATTACAAGAAATATCAAAAAAATTTAGAATTCTACCTATTGTGTTAATCAATCAAAGTAAAGAAGTCGCTATTCAAATAGGATCAGCGATTGCAAATATTGCTAGAAAAAAGAAAGTAATGATTATTGGTTCTTCAGATTTTACTCATTACGAACCAAATGAGTTTGCACATGAACAAGATGCTGCATTAATTGAGCCTATTTTAAAACTCGATGTGGATAGATTCTACGATGTATTAAACAAAAAAGATATCAGTGCATGTGGATACGGTGCCATTGCATCAACTATGATTGCATGCAAAGAGCTTGGGGCAACAAAAGGAGAATTACTAAAGTATGCTACAAGCGGAGATATCACAGGAGATACGAGTTCTGTTGTTGGGTATGGGTCGATTATTTTCACTTGA
- a CDS encoding isopentenyl-diphosphate delta-isomerase, type 1: protein MKVHCLEVKEVAEEYVILVDGNDNPIGSEEKVKCHLPNGKLHRAFTALLFDKKGRLVLTKRAKEKMLWPEDWDGTVASHPREGETYISSAERRMPEELGVSCKMDYLMKFEYHVPYKDVGSENEICGTLIGIVDESTKFKIVEDEIDEIKWVSVNELISEIKNNPKIYCPWMLIALKFLDRSENKTFEKHKNILSLWINSELQDELQKAIRIHLADDKWRLVK, encoded by the coding sequence ATGAAGGTACACTGTTTAGAGGTAAAAGAAGTGGCTGAAGAATATGTAATTTTAGTTGATGGAAACGATAATCCAATAGGTTCAGAGGAGAAAGTAAAATGCCACTTACCAAACGGAAAGCTTCACAGAGCATTCACAGCACTGCTTTTTGATAAAAAGGGAAGATTGGTACTTACAAAAAGAGCAAAAGAAAAAATGTTGTGGCCTGAGGATTGGGATGGAACCGTTGCCAGTCATCCAAGAGAGGGTGAGACATACATATCATCTGCTGAAAGAAGAATGCCTGAAGAATTAGGGGTTTCATGTAAGATGGATTATTTAATGAAATTTGAATATCATGTACCATACAAAGATGTAGGATCTGAAAATGAGATTTGTGGTACTCTAATAGGCATTGTTGATGAATCGACTAAATTTAAAATTGTTGAGGATGAAATTGATGAAATCAAATGGGTTTCGGTAAATGAACTTATTTCTGAAATTAAAAACAATCCAAAAATATATTGTCCATGGATGTTAATTGCTCTGAAATTTCTAGATAGATCAGAAAATAAAACGTTTGAAAAACACAAAAACATTTTGTCTTTATGGATTAATTCAGAATTACAAGATGAACTACAAAAAGCAATTAGAATTCATCTAGCGGATGATAAATGGAGATTAGTTAAATGA
- a CDS encoding beta-lactamase domain-containing protein: MKVHQIQVGNMQNFTYVVEDENTDEGIIIDPSWDLDEIERVIKRNNLKIKYIINTHHHFDHTLGNEGMAKSTNAKIIQHEKSELKHNISVKDGDVIEFGESKLTVLHTPGHSKDSMCLIGDGKIFSGDTLFVGNCGRIDLPGGSAKELYHSLFDILHSLNDDLVLYCGHNYGHSLISTIGQEKKTNFVMQKRTEQEFVEMMGQ; the protein is encoded by the coding sequence ATGAAAGTTCATCAAATTCAAGTTGGCAACATGCAAAATTTCACATATGTTGTTGAAGATGAAAATACAGATGAGGGAATAATAATTGATCCTTCTTGGGATCTTGATGAAATAGAGCGTGTAATAAAGCGAAATAATTTAAAAATAAAATACATTATCAATACTCATCATCATTTTGATCATACCTTGGGAAATGAAGGTATGGCAAAATCTACTAATGCAAAAATAATACAACATGAAAAATCTGAATTAAAACATAATATATCTGTAAAAGATGGTGATGTGATTGAATTTGGTGAATCAAAATTAACTGTTCTGCATACACCTGGTCACTCTAAAGATAGTATGTGTCTAATTGGAGATGGAAAAATTTTTTCTGGTGACACACTTTTTGTAGGAAATTGTGGCCGTATAGATTTACCTGGAGGCAGTGCTAAAGAATTGTATCATAGTCTTTTTGATATTCTTCATTCGTTAAATGATGATCTTGTTCTTTACTGCGGACATAATTATGGACATTCTCTAATATCTACAATTGGTCAAGAGAAAAAAACTAACTTTGTCATGCAAAAACGAACTGAACAAGAGTTTGTTGAAATGATGGGGCAATGA
- a CDS encoding mevalonate kinase, with product MQRAWGNKRRITKVCYKRRYHRRYEFCCWVWVDYFHLISKASAPGKAILFGEHFVVYGIKAILCAINKRVTITAEKIPENKILVKSKIGELDLPLNKPISEINSPLKPFYYLANKMIEKHKQNTGIKIIVESEIPSGVGLGSSSACCVAGAAAISRLFEESTKEKILEMAIEAERTIFQNTSGADCTVCTFGGLMEYDKSKGFSQIQSKSNFHLVIANSNIEHSTDEVVSKVRKFKEKNEKTFSDMCQKESELINRVSTMLKNNDLEGLGKSMHENEEYLEILGISNDKLRDMVKIAGEASFGAKITGAGGGGCIISLTDESNLEKTILKLRERNYDCFSVKIDFNGLNTF from the coding sequence ATGCAAAGAGCTTGGGGCAACAAAAGGAGAATTACTAAAGTATGCTACAAGCGGAGATATCACAGGAGATACGAGTTCTGTTGTTGGGTATGGGTCGATTATTTTCACTTGATATCTAAAGCATCTGCACCTGGAAAGGCAATTCTTTTTGGGGAGCATTTTGTTGTATATGGAATTAAAGCAATTTTATGTGCTATTAATAAAAGAGTCACAATAACTGCTGAGAAAATTCCTGAAAATAAAATTTTAGTTAAATCAAAGATTGGAGAGTTAGATTTGCCATTAAACAAACCCATTTCAGAAATAAATTCCCCACTAAAACCATTTTATTATTTAGCAAACAAAATGATTGAAAAGCATAAACAAAATACAGGAATAAAGATTATTGTAGAATCAGAAATTCCATCGGGTGTAGGATTAGGATCATCTTCTGCATGCTGTGTTGCAGGTGCTGCTGCAATATCCAGATTATTTGAAGAAAGTACTAAAGAGAAAATTTTAGAGATGGCTATAGAAGCTGAAAGAACAATTTTTCAAAATACCTCAGGAGCTGACTGTACAGTTTGTACATTTGGAGGATTAATGGAATATGATAAATCAAAAGGTTTTTCACAAATTCAATCAAAATCAAACTTTCATCTTGTAATTGCAAATTCTAACATCGAGCATTCAACAGACGAAGTGGTATCAAAAGTGAGGAAATTTAAAGAAAAAAACGAAAAAACATTTTCTGATATGTGTCAAAAAGAAAGTGAATTGATCAATCGCGTTTCTACAATGTTAAAAAATAATGACTTAGAAGGATTAGGAAAAAGCATGCATGAAAATGAGGAATACTTGGAAATTTTAGGTATATCAAATGATAAGTTACGTGACATGGTAAAGATAGCTGGAGAGGCTTCATTTGGAGCAAAAATTACGGGCGCAGGTGGAGGAGGATGTATTATTTCTTTAACCGATGAATCAAACTTAGAAAAAACCATCTTGAAACTAAGAGAGAGAAATTACGATTGCTTTTCTGTAAAAATTGATTTTAATGGATTGAATACTTTTTAA
- a CDS encoding 30S ribosomal protein S2, producing the protein MSEQAESTDIKKKILSTGIRVGTPVKTKFMTPFITKASPEGLYMLDIDITLEKIKTAAKFINRLGTDKLIVCSARQYANTPIEKFCEMLGSKKLLGRFMPGTLTNPSLPYYIEPKVVLISDPQVDVQAITEATNAGIPVIGISNTDNITSKLDVIIPANNRGRKALATVYWLLVRQILIERGELKEDESMKYEIDDFETKITEEEIE; encoded by the coding sequence ATGAGTGAACAAGCAGAATCAACAGACATCAAAAAGAAGATCCTATCTACAGGAATTAGGGTAGGAACACCAGTTAAGACGAAATTCATGACACCATTTATCACAAAAGCTAGTCCTGAGGGGCTATACATGTTAGATATCGATATTACTTTAGAAAAAATTAAAACTGCAGCCAAATTCATCAATCGCTTAGGCACAGACAAACTAATCGTGTGTTCAGCTAGACAGTATGCAAATACCCCAATTGAGAAATTTTGCGAAATGCTAGGTTCAAAGAAATTGTTAGGAAGATTCATGCCAGGGACACTAACTAATCCGTCATTACCATATTATATCGAACCAAAAGTTGTTCTAATTTCTGATCCTCAAGTAGATGTTCAAGCAATTACAGAAGCAACGAATGCAGGTATCCCAGTAATTGGAATTTCAAATACAGATAACATTACATCAAAATTAGATGTAATTATTCCAGCAAACAACAGAGGGCGAAAAGCTCTGGCTACAGTTTATTGGTTATTAGTTCGTCAGATTCTCATAGAGAGAGGAGAATTAAAAGAAGACGAATCAATGAAATACGAAATTGATGATTTTGAAACAAAGATAACGGAAGAGGAAATAGAGTAA
- a CDS encoding DNA-directed RNA polymerase subunit N has protein sequence MLIPVRCFTCGNLIADKYEEYQNKVKSGEDPAKGLDSLGIHRYCCRRMLLTTVETIQQVIPFYEAIQRRHQEVQSELE, from the coding sequence ATGTTAATTCCTGTAAGATGTTTTACTTGTGGAAACTTGATTGCTGATAAGTATGAAGAGTATCAAAATAAAGTGAAATCTGGAGAAGATCCAGCTAAAGGACTAGATTCTTTGGGAATACATAGATATTGTTGCAGAAGAATGTTGCTAACTACAGTTGAAACAATTCAACAAGTTATTCCATTTTATGAAGCGATACAGAGAAGACATCAAGAAGTCCAATCTGAACTAGAGTAG